The genome window TGGACACTAAACTCACCGAAGgtttgaatgtgagagtgaatctTTTGCCCTGCGTACCTCACCTTTCACTCgacgtcagctgggatcggctccagctcccccacgACAACTGAGTGAGCACTCGAGTGCTGATGTGTAATATTATATGCACTTACGTTGACACAGATCCCCTTTTTTgggatttatttgtgtttcacGTTAGCAGCCATAATGCCGCCACTATTGCCGACTCAGCATTTTGGCTCAGTGGGTGTCATTGAATAAATCTCTGGTATCAGCTGCTATAAAACAATTTCAGTGATTTCACTTCATCAGTCGGCGCACATACGTCGGTATCATGTTTACAGTGAAGAAACTGACGTCAGCTGCCTGTGACAGTGATAGTGACGGCAGACTCTGCTCATCTGTTCTCCATTACTGTGCTAGATTACCGTGTTTGTCATCGCAATCTGCAATCTTTGCTAAAGTAATTATCTACAGATGATATCACTGTCTGggcggggaaaaaaaacactcagtgtCACATTGACCTGGTATTATGACCACTTTAATGTGCGTGGATTGAAATGATAATTCACTAACTAACACTAACTGAGGAGTGGCTGCCATTTTTATCTTTGAAGAATAACGTGCTGCTCGGCTTTTATCTGAGAACCCACGTGACGTGACGTGAGCACATTTCTTCTGCACTTCCTCTTACTGttttaaaatatcttttaaaGACACATAATGGGTATGTTATGAAAACACCACTGTAGCAAGACTTTTGCAAAAACGCAATTACTTAACCTCAGAGTTGGTGTTTTGTTCTGGCCCAATAAGCACGTCTGTTGTGAGAACAGTGAGAAGGATACAGAATAATGCAGTTCCTTTGTCCCGTTAACTGTTGACGTAACTTGATGGTGGGAGCGAAACCTCTGAAGCTGTTGCTTTAATATTGCTTATATTCcagtctaccgctttatcctccacatgagggtcgcagggctgCCTGAGCCAATCCGAGCTGACAACGTGTGAAAGGCCGGGTGcacacagggcaaacacacacagagatgaacaaccattcactctcacattcacacctacagttaaATTAGTGTCAGATTAACCTCTGCGTGtttatggactgtgggaggaaacccacacacagagggggagaacatgcatactccatacagaaaggcaaGTGCTACAGTGAtagccactactccaccgtgtgCCCCATTCAAGAAATTCCAATGATCTTTTTTTGATTCGCTTTTGTACCTCACTACATTAATGTGACTTCCGGGTAAATGAATTGTTCTTCTATTTTCTTTCTCAACCAGCTATGACATGGTGCATTATGGCCACTCCAATCAGCTGCGGCAGGCTAAGGCCATGGGAGATTATCTCATTGTCGGAGTGCACACAGACAGTAAGTAAGGCTCAGGCCCGGTACCTCTGATATTGTAGCACTAATATTTCGTCTGCACCCGCTCCTCTGCCCATTTTCCTGATATTTTGTACCTATTGCTCAGCGTTGCATGTACTGTACCTGACGAATCTGCGTAGACATGGTGCCTGTAGCCTCTGGGTGTTTTCCACAGTCCCATCATTACTTGTCAGGCACCAGCTGAGTCCTGCACACTTAGGAGAGGTTGTTATGACAGACATGCGGCAACTCAGCAATCATGTCTCACCCTTCTGTGGCACACTGGGGCATTCTGACACCGCGATAACCAGGATGACTTCTAAGTCAGGGTCAGAACAGACATCAGCAATCTTCCCCTCTGCTGATGtgataataaaaatgtctctgCAATAAAGATAGTGCTTTAGTTTAGGTGTTATATatacacgtacagtatataaagaagCCATATAAATGTTGCTGTCTCAGTTCTGTTAACATCTGGCTGTATTATCTTTGTGTcaacagtgaaaatgtgttgtcTGTTTTGAAGGTGAGATTGCAAAGCACAAGGGTCCACCAGTCTTCACACAGGCGGAGAGATACAAGATGGTGCGGGCCATAAAATGGGTGGATGAGGTGGTGGAAGGAGCGCCTTATGTCACCACTCTCCAGACTCTGGACAAGTACAACTGTGACTTCTGTGTGCACGGAGGTAGAGCATGTCACTGACTGATGCCTTTATTTAGACACAGGATGTAATCAACATTACTACATTCTTTTCTTTGGCCAGTGTAAGAGTGCACTTCCTGCAATCTTCCTCAGAAGTGTCGCGGGATGTTGCTGTGAACTCTAGTGTTATATCCAGGTTGGAGTAACGGTGCAACCCCCTATCAGCAAGAAGGGTCTCGGGTGGGGTGTCCGGCTGCTTGGTGGCCACCAGAACATCCGGGGTGGAGTAAGGGTGAGGGAGGGCCACTCCAGGGTCACTCCAACCTGGACATAACACTGAAAGAAGTGCAGTCGAACCTTTTTGGACTAAGAATATAATCTCTCCTATGCCTGCTGCCCACATATTTATCCTCCCACATGTTATGTGCAGTCACAATTGATGTTCCCAGGATTTTATCACTTTTACTGTCCACttttactatagtacctcctcaacgtggacggagtcatcactgcgtTGCAGTGCTTTCAGCAGTgttgtcactaaatacaccagactctgttgaatattgagattttagacgtttccttgctaaatgttgaagATTAACTTGGAAATGAGACCCTGTGTCTATATGGGAcaacctgtataaataaaggttcaattaaagaaaatgaaaaggcgttttaatgtgttttgtgtttcagaCGACATAACACTAACGGTGGATGGTAAGGACACATATGAAGAGGTGAAGAAGTCAGGGCGATACAGGTGAgccttctttttgtttttcaaatatgtgtgtgtgtgtgtgtgtgtgtgtgttttgattcaTAAGATGATACCCTGTTGATTATGTTGAAACAACAGGGAGTGTAAGAGAACCCAGGGAGTTTCAACCACAGATCTGGTTGGCAGGATGCTGCTGATGACCAAAGCACACCACAGCAATATTGTGAGTGCAATGTTACCGTCTCCCAGTGATTTCTATTCACCCTACACAGACTAATTCAATCCTGTTTTCCCCCCTTTAGGATAGCTCCGACTATCAGCAGCACACAGACAACTTTGGAAAGGTAGATACCAAACCTCAAATGCTCAAAATGTCACCTGATTCATCTCTAAAACTATATATTGGCTCTTTATCTTCCTCTAACTTAATCCTCTTCTCATTAATTAAATTCTTTTAAGCTGCCATGTGGGCCAGACGTTAACAATTGCTAAACAAACAGTGTTAACCGTGGAGCCACTTCACTGTCAAGTAGCAGATCCTTCCACTGCCAGTGAGATCGTGAATGCCCCGTCTGTTTGTGCACAATTATATAAGAGGAGTTAAGAAGCTGGGATTGTGAATAGGCTGGAGTTCACATTTGAGCATTTAAGACTGTCAGAGTAATGCTGTGAATTTGGCGAGAGCTGAATAAAGGCACTGGGGGGAAATTGTAAGACAGCTTTATGGTGACGTAACTCTTCACACCACTGGGTGGCGATGACACAGCACAAGTATTCTGGTCTGGACTACTCAGCATTCAGCAGTGATAGCCTCATCCCAAAGTCCCCCCTTAAACCATGACGCCTTGCACCCTCACTTATTTTAATGATGTCACCTGAGTGTGGGTGGCTTCAACAGTTCAAAATAATgtaaactagggctgcaactcaggATTAtgttcataatccattaatctgttgAATCTTTTCTTCATTAATCGAGCACTTGTTGAataatgttgattggtgtttaccaaacctggaaataattaTGGTCTTTGTCTGCAAACCaaatttattcagttttaatgatttctaatGAAAAATGTGACTGTCACTTTCTGTTGACTTACAGAGTGGATGAGGCATTATTTAAAATTATGTGTGACTTTTTCAGGCTAAATTAAATCATAATGCAAATTAGTAATACACTTAAAAGCGtatttttccttcatttgaTCACATGATTGCAGGTTTTTGTCCTGTACTGTCCACAACAGGTTGACGATTGGTTTGTGACCAACGCACTATATGAACTGTGGGTTTGTGGGCGGCCTTTGTTACAGGGTCATGTTATTACTTAACTGTCAGTTTGTACTCATCATGGCTGCTTCTGGATTTCAGGGGTCGCATGGTCAGAAGGGCCACAGTCCGTGGACGGGCGTGTCCCAGTTCCTTCAGACTTCACAGAAGATCATCGAGTTTGCTTCAGGCCAGGAGCCTCAACCTGGAGACACCATCATCTATGTGGCAGGAGCCTTTGACCTCTTCCGTATCTTTTCAGTGGTCAGATGTGAAAATGACATTGGTTTTTGCAGActtttttcttagttttatgACTGTTGGACTGTTGATATCAGTCTGTTCCAGTCTTTTTACACAGTGACACTCTTcggtatttcttttttcttaagtCCCATAGCTCACATGATCACTGCAGTATGGCAGATTATGTGCATCCCTCACTCACATTGTGGTCAAACGATATCAGTGCGGCATGTCTCTCTTTACAGCCTGTAAGCTTTAAGGCAGAATCAGACCGATACAGTACTGGATATCATATAGACTCatcctaataaagtggcgggACTAGGAGAGTCGCTTGTAGCTCATCCGCTTCAAGGTCTAAAAAGACCAGAGATGGTGTTCTGCATGCCTTTGTTGTAACatgtggttatttgagttactgttgtgaTCATGCCACTATATCAAAATGTTTAATCAACTGTTGCCCTTGACCGGACTCTTGTCAGACATCGGCCATGTAGACTTCCTGGAAGCCGTTCATAAACTCGCTCAAAAGCCTTACATTATTGTAGGGTTGCATTTTGATCAGGTGAGTGTTTACATTTGCGTCAGTGTGGGACATTCAGTGCCTTCCACAGTCCATACTGTTTGCATTTTATGTACATCTCTGCTTTGTTGTTTCTATTTTTCCAGGAGGTGAATCGATACAAAGGGAAAAACTACCCCATCATGAATGTCCACGAAAGAACGCTGAGCGTTCTGGCCTGTCGAGTGCGTTCTTGTTTACTCTCTTGTCAACGCAGCGTGCTACATAGgtatactgtaaatgttttatgtgCATCAATAATGAATGTTATGTGTGCTTTCGTCACAGTACGTGTCAGAGGTGGTGATCGGGGCACCCTTTGCAGTCACAAAGGATTTGCTAGATCACTTCAAGGTAAAGTAAAAAGCGATTGAACTTGTCATTAACGTAgttttcaaaaggaaaaaagacatGTGTACAATAATAATGTGTCCATAGGTGGATCTTGTTTGCCATGGGAAAACAGAAATATACCCAGACAAAGACGGCTCCGACCCCAATGCGGTAAGACTAAAAACACTACCACATTATATGGACATTTTTCCATCGCATGTTTTTCTCATATTTAGGAGCCCCGGAGGAAAGGAATCCTGCGCACTGTTGACAGTGGGAACAGCCTCACCACTGATGCCATCGTGCAGAGGATAATCAAAAACAGGTATCATATCTACCGGGCAAAAGAGTAAACAGATGTAATAAATAGGGTACAGTTGACTCATTACTAGAAAACCCTCAGAAAAAcgttcctttttttcttttctgcagacCATGGGAATGGTTCTTAGAGAGTGTGATATCAACAGTGCCGATATCGGCTCTTCCATAGCACTCTTCCATAATAAAAATATGGATATTTATTGGCTCGTTGAGGCCTTAGAAAATGGTGTGATAGAATAAAtatactgaaatgtttttttaaaacaaagggataaaaaaaggaaaactgtcTGCCGCAATCTAAACAAGGTCTAAAgaaggggtgtccaaactttttttaagaAGGGCCAGATTTGATTCTGGGTGGCAATGGTCTCCTTTTTTCtaacagtaaaagttacttacaaatgcactgttttataattattttattttccttgtcacaattataatttttaaatggcaaagtAGCCAAATCTAGGCCAagcaggagtgaacaaatgaaaaaaacgcTGCCTTTCTTCATAATAACATAATGGGCGGTGAATGTCTGTCTGCCACGGCTGGGTTGCGAATTCAGGACAACTCAGCTGAGATAAAGGGGCTGACACATGACCAGGGCTGATTTTCTGTCTCAGTCCGCCTCTGGccttaaataatacattataaaactgaagctgTGGGCCGTATAAAATCTGACAGAGGGCTGTGATTGGCCTgcgggccggactttggacacgCCTGGTCTAAAGACTATGCTCTCCCAGTCAGCCACACCACTAGCATAATTAAGTATT of Solea solea chromosome 16, fSolSol10.1, whole genome shotgun sequence contains these proteins:
- the LOC131475466 gene encoding ethanolamine-phosphate cytidylyltransferase-like — encoded protein: MIKNGHHSHQVNTSAGTDAGTTPGAAACSPEKRRRRIRVWCDGCYDMVHYGHSNQLRQAKAMGDYLIVGVHTDSEIAKHKGPPVFTQAERYKMVRAIKWVDEVVEGAPYVTTLQTLDKYNCDFCVHGDDITLTVDGKDTYEEVKKSGRYRECKRTQGVSTTDLVGRMLLMTKAHHSNIDSSDYQQHTDNFGKGSHGQKGHSPWTGVSQFLQTSQKIIEFASGQEPQPGDTIIYVAGAFDLFHIGHVDFLEAVHKLAQKPYIIVGLHFDQEVNRYKGKNYPIMNVHERTLSVLACRYVSEVVIGAPFAVTKDLLDHFKVDLVCHGKTEIYPDKDGSDPNAEPRRKGILRTVDSGNSLTTDAIVQRIIKNRLLFEARNQKKEAKEIAVIQAMKRKEEEKTKERSQAVL